DNA sequence from the Carassius carassius chromosome 6, fCarCar2.1, whole genome shotgun sequence genome:
TatcaaaatagaatagaatagaatgtaaATTAGACTATATTAGAAGAAACATGCTAGTTTAGATCATATAGCAAAATAATAGTATGGaatgcaatacaataaaaaagtatGTGGCATATAATAGGCTGTATGGCATAATTTAATAAAGTATAATAAGACTAGATTAGATTAGAAGAAACAGACTAGTTAAGGACACTTAATATTAGActaaaatataatagaatagaataggatagAATATGGTATATAATAGCATAAGATATAATAGTCTGTAGCATATTATGTCATAagagaacagaatagaataaaatgaaacacaatagattaaaaaaacatatagcaaaatagaacagaatagatcTCAATATCTGGTGATAAAATCCCAGGGTGACATCATTGTTTCTCGGTTCGACAGCATCTCATAAGTGCGTGTTTGACGAAGCGAGTGTTTGTCATGCAGTGATAGGGTGTCATTGTGGTGTGTTGAATCGACACAGGTGTAGTCATGGGTGTAgtccacacaaacacaaacagggaAAGCCATGCGTTTACTCACACAGTTTAACCTTTAGTCTCTCTTCAGACCAAACAATCCCCAAATTACCCTTTAAAGTGAGTCAGAGTCCAACACACAGCAACAGCATTCTAACACTTCCTTCATCTGTCCGCTGTAGGCAAAGCCTGGCAGAGGTGATAATCTGCATCTGTTCAGTTTcatatccgtctgtctgtctgtccgtctgtctgtccgtctgtctgaccgtctgtctgtccgtctgtctgtctgtctgcccagCCCACccctcactctgtctctctctctctatctctctctctcagagcacATTACGCCCCGGAGACATTTTTTTTCACCAGATGTTCCTCTAAAGGAAGTACTTCAGCATGGGTTTGTTGCCACAGTTGCAACTCAACACACAGCAACATAGCAACCGTCCCTCACCGACTGCCCTGAACTTCAATGGGTGCGCACCGCCTCTCTGCCTCGGCCTTacataatgaaaatgttatgctaACGCAAGGCAAATATTAAGTTACCCCAGCTGCCAAGGGCTTGTTGTCATGCTCTCATGGAGACAGTTGCCATGAGTATGAGTGTGTTTACACTGTGTTTTAAATACCCTGAACTTGGACTGGGGAGGGAAACAAAAGGACTGCTTGGCCGGAGTCCtgatgtctgagtgtgtgtgtgtgtgtgtgtgtgctatagcTGGGCGTAGGAGATAGAAAAGCGAGATATTGCATTAGAAGTCTTTGTCTGTGTAACACATTGGATTGTTGTCTTCTCGAGTCTATGGATCTCAAACCGGTCGTGCATCATAGGCACAGAACAGTGAACCATGACACAGCAGagctttatgatttattttacaaCTCTTTACAAAGGGACTCAAATCAAACTGACACGCTTTTTAAACATGAATAAGGCAACAGGTTGCTGGTAACAGATGCAGTTAGGAAACGTTTGGAGATCAGTTTGCTTTGAGAGTCTTTTGGTTGATGTAGGTCATGCAGAGAGAACATTGTGTACTTGGtggttataaaaacatgttttgtttactatttttaaaaatttattttatataaaagtagacagacagacagacagacagacggatagacagacagaagacagagaAAGATAAATATATAGATTAGGTGGTTTAGGGGGTGTTAAATAAAGGCAGAAACTACAACATTGCTCTTTACGGCCCCCTGCTGTATATAAACTCACAACACAACTCATGTGTTGGTGTCTGTTCTGTTGTTGTGCTGCCTTTACCTTTATTTACACAGACAGCTAATCAGTGCTTTGAACATCAAAACAGGCAAAATATGATTTTCTTTGAGAGTCACTGTGTGAAGTGGCACTGTGTTCAGTCCAAGGTCCTCCTTCAGTATAAATGAGTTACAGAGCGGAATATTTTATAGCTCAGTGGAACGAACTTCTGTCTCAAACCCTTTCCTTCCATTTCCTCGGGCTTCTCTCTAAATTAGTTTATGTTCACAAATTTCACTCTTACGCAACCGTAGGCTGGAATTACCAGTCTACAGATGGTTTAAATTCACATTATTTATATCTCATCATCTTACTAATATGTAATGGCCATGTGGAATCTGTCTGCTGTATTCATGTATCATGAGATATTAAATGTTTATGACTACACGTCTAGAGTTAAACACATTAAACGGTGATTGCTCAGAAGCTGCTCTTTCACAGACTGAGAGACTTTATGGAGTTCTCAATTAAGTTTCATTTAAACACGTCTCCAATGTGTCCCTTAccaatgaaataaaatgagtgATATTTAGCTGACAGTAATGATTCTAACAGCAAAGCTCAAATATAATTTggccttgttttttttgtttttttagttcagattcagatttatgacaaatacaaataataaattagaTAATTCATAAGTTATAGACTTTTTGAACTTTGTTTTTGCAGCATAATTAGCTGGTTGAGTGAGTTCACGTTTTTATACACTGTTCaaagaatactttttttctgaGCTATTTTAGCCAGATGTCCATCAAATGTGTTACTTCCTGTTTTAGAATCTTCAGAGaacatgcatttacatttacatttattcatttagcagacgcttttatacaaagcaacttacaaatgaggacattggaagcaatcaaaaacaacaaaagagcaatgatatataagtgctataacaagtctcagttagctaaaCACAgcacacataataaataaaaagaaaactgatagaataaaaaaagaatagagcaaactaGTGTTTGAGATCTTTTTTTAGGCAGGTTAGGCAGTTATGACCAGACTGgatgaccagctaaaaccagccaacccatacatttttgtaaaatcataaatatttacatatgaccaataattctttttttttttttttttaagaattaaaaaccggatgttcagaaataatgttttcataaaagGATAGCAAgacattcttaaaatatattttgggtaCCATGTtgcacatgaaaaaaaacaaacaaaaaaaatgcttcaCAGCATTATAGCATTATATCTAAACATATCCAGTAGGGGGCTACCATGTTACTTTTAGTTTAGTTAAATGGCAGTCCATTTTTTTCAGACACTGCATTAACATTCCTTGATTTTCAAAATAAGCCttgcaaatttacattttatgattCTTTTCTCTGAGTGTTTGAACAGGTGCTTAGTTTGTAACAACATGCTgatcaaatattatatttaacattatattttaaaagtggCTTCAAACACTATATCATGTTTTAAATTTatagaaatttttaaaaaaaaaataaaattcttctCAGTCCCAGGGCGATAAACACATATTAAAGTCATTAGAGCTGATTAAAATTTAAGACGAGCGCTCGGATTAACGTCCTGCCACGTCACAATGCAAAACCTGCTGGGCGCGCGCTGATTGGACGGACgcttctctctgtgtctctgctggCTGCTGGAAGTAATACACGCGAGCCGAGCGGATCAGTGTCCCGActccgtaccgaaccgaacccgAAGCCGAGCGCTCTTCTCGGGCTTCCTGGAGTGGAAGATGGCGGATCTGAGCGCAGTTCGACAGGAACTTGTGAGTATTTTCATTCTGGGGACTGGAAGCCGTGTGTCCTGCTTCACACACGGAAACAAGTTTGTCAGCAGTGCGAACTAGATTAGAGAATACGAACATATTGATGTTTTGAAGAAATGGCATACCAAAAAATAACAGCCATCATTTACTTACCGTCGTGTCTTTCCAATCCAAACATGTATAAACCTACTGACACCTGTGATACACAAAGATGATGTTTAGGAGAAGGTTAACACTTGTtttacaatggaagtgaatgaggACCGGAGCTGTCAAACTCCAAAGTAGTGTGTACGACTGAAGCGACACAGGAACAAATTTAGTCCATAAACAGTTTGTTTTCAGTTATAGCAAATGTCTTTGGTTCTTGGATGTCTTTATATTTACCTGACTTTAAATATGCATAAGCGTGCTGAGATTTGAGAGCACAGATTTTTCAATGATCAATGATTCAGAGTCAAAAGACTTGGGATATAGTTAATATGGGGTACTGTTAGGATattttttatggtgctttttgccCTCTGGGGGCTTGATAGCTCCAGTCTCCATTCACTGTCATTatatgtccttccaaacctgtataaatgtactgtataaaaaGAGATGTTTAGGACGCTTCTCTTCTCTTATAACGGAAGTGAATGGGGAGTGGAGCTGTCAAGCTCCAAGCATGAGCAAAAAAGTAGTGCATACAACTGATGTGCTATTTTGTCTTTTAAAGCCACACAATAATTTTGTGTGAGGATAAAAATCTGTTGCATAAACACAAGTTTGTTTTCAGTTGTCATTGGTCCTTAAATGTCTTGAGAATCTCCGGCCAACTGGACAAAGTTTCCAGCAGCATGGATGTATTTTTAATGAACAACGATTTAATTTCAGAAGACTGTGAAAGAAGTTCATATGGGGTACTTTTGCAATATTGTTTTGGTGCTTTTCGTCCTTTGGGGGCTTGACCGCTCTAGACCCAAAATCAGCTTGGATATTGTGCATCTGTATGTTCTCTGAATCATTACTGCTCAGATGGATATTTGTATGTGATCCATTGTTTCCACCTGTGCTGCGTATCATATCAATATGTGTAATTTGCATGTTTTTTGCACAAACGGCCACCTCTTCACTTCCTGGTTGTGCTTTATCCACACTTCAGAGAAACAGAAATCTGAGCAGTTCTTTCGGGGAGCCTCCGTGTACGTCATCGCAAAAAGAAGAGCAACAGAAACTGGTAATGACCTGACGGCCGTGGTTTAGTTTGTATGTGCGTGTGGTTTTGTCTCACGTCTCTTTCTGTGCTGTGTGTGTCAGGCTGTGCCGTTCTGCGGCGGCATCCGGGGAGGAATGAGGCCAGGGAAGAAAATCACCATCATGGGCGTCATGAACGCAGATCCGGACAggtagctcacacacacacacacacgtgctggACACACCCTCAGAGACACGGCTGTCCTGTGCTTCATCATATCTGGATAACTTGACCGATCAAAGCTTCTAGCTAGTTAAAGAATGAGGTTTGACAGAAAAGCTTCAGATAGAATCACAGCGTCTAGACAATGACCTCCTGTACACTGTTGTTGTGGCTCATTCAGTTGCTAATTTAAGCTCAGTGTTGGATGTTTCTGTTCTCTCTCTCGGGCAGTTTTGACATCAGTCTGACATGCGGCTGCGGGGACGTCGCCCTGGATATGTGCGTACAGTTCGAAGACCGGGAGATTCTGCGAAACGCCTGCGTTTCTGATAGCTGGGGTGAGGAGGAGAGGTCAATACCCTACTTCCCCTTCATCGCAGAGCAGCCTTTCAGGGTCAgtgtcatcatcaccatcatctgaACTACAAGATGATTTTCTAAcgcttagttttatgatcaaagctctttAGTTTCAAAACATTTAACGCAATGCATTACACTGATGATTAAAccttcctcaaaagcctgatgaaCGTTTTTGATACTGGTTTGGGGGTCGTTTTTACAATCACACTGTAGATAGAGTGACTTGTAAATATTCAACAAGTGAACAGGCAAAATAAACGTTTATTAGACATCATAACAGGAACTTGAACATGCAATTTGAAGTTGTAGCTGAATTAATGAGCTGAGTCTCCTGTTCTAGTGATGTTTGTTTtctctggggaagtcgtggcctagtggttagagggtTTAACTCCTAACTCTAGGGTTgttggttcgagtctcgggccgtcaataccacgactgaggtgccattgagcaaggcactgaacccccaactgctccttgggtgcaacagtataaatgatgcccactgctctgggtgtgtgtgtgtgtgtgtgttcactgctgtgtgtgtgtgtgtgtgtgtgtgtgtgtttgtttactgctgtgtgtgtgcaatttggatgggttaaatgcagagcacgaattctgagtgtgggtcaccatacttggctgaatgtatgacgctttcactttcactctgtgttgttgttgttcaggTTGAGATCCACTGTGAGCACTCACGCTTCCGTGTGCTGGTGGACGGCCATCAGCTCTTTGACTTCTACCACCGCGTGACGCCGCTGACGGCCATCGACACCATCCAGATCAGCGGCGGTCTGACCATCACCAAGCTGAACTGACCTCTGCGGCGTCACATGAGAGCAGCTTCACCACCACCCATCCGTTCTGAGCATTAAAGACTGTGTGTGACACTGCTTCTGAATCATCCACAACTGATGAAGTCAACGTGAAACTGCATTTATATTACAGCTATAATgaggtatttatttttattcgctGAAGCATTTTTAGCAGAAGTCAATATGAAACACCATTTGCaaccaatttattttgttttttgagtGCAacaggatattaaaatagaaaaaacataGGGTGGGGTTGATTTTCTTCCATTAGGATAAATAACTATGTGGCTGTTAATAGAATATATTAAGTGACATATTTTTGTAGTCCAACCAATAAGTTTGCATCATCCTAGTCCTTTGACTTAAACCCAATAGGATTTTTCCACTGGCTTTTGAATTATTGGAGAAAATATGCTCTGTGACCTGCAAAAGTTTATGAATTTTGACATTACCATCACTAAGATTCATACAGGtctttcagtctttatttaaaaaaatcttccacAAAAGTTTGAGTTTGAATAGTTAACACAATGCGGCTGTGAAAGTGACCAGTGAGTAGATGAGTTACCTTGATGACATTTGAAGTCCCTGACTGACTTTGTAGCCCACTGAGCCACTTGTTAGCAACCGCATTAAAACCTGAAAATATCCTGAGCTTCTGTTCAACACAGACCTTATTTTAGGCATTTAaacaaaaacccattcaaaaaccATATTAAAACATTGACTTCAGGACAATGGAACCTAATGAGCCAACGgaaatgaacaaaaatacatcatccctgcagcactctaGAAAGAGACAGGGGTGTTTCAGAGATATGAGACAAAATATTTAACATACCAATAAGTCAATCACTATAAGACCAAGAAAGCAAAAACAGTCTGTttggatttcatgttgactttatggTGTTAAAGaggaaatgaaagaaatgtaagaTGAACGTTGCCATCAGTAGTGATAAAACTGAGTTCAGATGCAGAAGCGTAACTAACAACAGAGCACTTGAGAGCGTTAATAACTATTTATGAATGTACTGCCTAATTTTAACCTTGTAACTCTCCAGttaatgtgttaatttatttCCTAAATATGCGTTTATAAACTAAACATGGTGATTTGAGAGTTACATTTGTTTTACAGCAATAGTGATCTTTCCATTGTAATTCCATTGTTAAGcacttaaacatatttaaaagcaatgcattttatgattAGTTGTGTTAACGAGATGATGTGATGAACCGCTGATGATGTGAACTTTATTTAGGTGTTTTGTTACTTGAGACCAACATAAAATCAGGGAGAAAATCATTGCATTCCAGGGCTTTGTGTATTTATTGTCTCTGAGCACACAGAGTGTTTTTAATGTACACACATTGTTCCTACTTAATAAAGACTCCTaattattgatattgtattgtcagtgatgatgatgatgatgatgggtggtTGCAGCAGGGCCGGACACATTATTGATCACTATTGATTTTTGGTATATACAGAGAGATATTTCAAACATGCAAGTGAATGGTGTGATGCATTCCTGTTACTTGAAACTTTCTCATCCATTCtggatagttttaattttagtacttgTGGAAGAGTCTTGTCTTCCTGCATATCGTGCTGTTAATGTCTTGCCTTCGGTTTTCCTGTTGGCTTTCTTATCTCTGCTCTGCTTCCTGATGATTACGTCTATCATAGTAGAGCTGTTTTCTAATTGTACTTTATGTTACAGAGACAGCATTAGATGGTAATGCTGTGGTACTTGCTAAGCCTCTACTTGATTTGGGCCAGCAAGCCAAAACTGAACAAAAAATGGGttagataataaatatatatatatatatatatataacaccacAGTTCTATAGCAAGTATAAAAAGACTATTTAAGCTTAATTCAACttagttaatatttatatttttttacagtgtaaattgGGTGTTTAGACagtgtataataaaaatatttttaaaagtagattcaaaacaataaataaagagattacttaaaaaataaatagtagaatgaaattttattaaaataaaataatgagtaGAATGGATTGTTGGAAACAAATACCTCTCTTaagaaatagattaaaaaaattgatgtcaaagtgacattaaaataaacaaataaattatacatatggAAGAGTAAAGTACTATGCtgagtagaaaaaaaaacttcatgtATTTTAATAGAGACTAGCTATTTTCCAGATTAAACTAAATTTTATAATGTTATCCTTTCACTGTAAAAATTGGGTCTTtaggcaaaataaaataaaattaaaatgaatgaatgaataaataaattggattaattaatttaatatgaattaaaaataataaattactcaGTAACTtattaaaccaaataaaaaaatcatatttaaaaaatgtcattgaataaataaataaataaataaataatagaacagAACAGGACGGTACTATGTGAGTAGAAAAAAATTATCCAAATGATGTTTTACacatatttctaatattttttcACAGTAGATAGACATTGCGTCTTTGTGAATAAAAACACATAGCAGTCTTTCTGCTCACATGAGGATGATCAGATCTGAGGGCTGGTTTAGTTCAGTTGGCCTCACCCAATCAACACGAGACGCCAGAAGTGCCACACCGGCGCATGATGCATGCTGGGTAATAATCAGAACCGAGCAGGATCCGCTCCTCGTACACACACCGACAGACTGACAGCGAGAGCGGGATCTCACCGGCTCCGTGCCGCTGTGTCCGCGACATGCTCCAGATGCTCGCCGCCGGTGCGCGGGATGCGCTCGTGAGGATGCGACACATCACCCCGGTCTCGTGAGGTGAGACGAGGACGACTATTGCTAATGTTAGCCTGCTAGCATCGCCCGTGTTAATCAATGGGCTCTGATGCTACACTGAGCTCGGATGCTAACAGACCGAGTCTGCTCTTCTGGATCACTCGTGAAACAATAACACGACTCTTATGTCAACTTCATGTCATTGTTTAGACCGAAGCAGCTCATTTTGACTGGTTTAAACAGCGTGTTTTATGCTGTCAGGTGTTATTACACTGCTGTGCTCAGGCTAACGGCTAGCAGCTAGCCGTGATGTAAACATCCCCAAACCCGATTTGATTTTGTCCGAGTGACTAAATGTCAGTAATTCAGTTTAATCCAAATTTAATCTAGGATTAGCATAGTTTAGGCTAAACTAATGTCGTCGTCAGGTTTATATAGTTATAATGAGTAGATTTATCAGTTTATGTGCTGAAGGCCTGGTGTTTCTCAACAGCTGTGATGTTACAGTAAGTTAAcgaatttaataacacatttaataACTTCACTTACTGAACATAGCatttaagttaagaaacaatGCTGGTTTTGTACCTCAGATGAGTTATATTACTACTAACAGTCTTGATATGACTAATATGAATGTTTAgtcataattataaatatatgtacATGTGAAGTGTATCCTCCTCATAAGAAAATAAGTGTCACTGTCAATCTGATTACATGCATGTGGATTTTTAATTCACAATAACATAAACTAGAGGAGTAAAATGAGTAAATTGGTCATTTGTTAATCCTTTCTGATAGTAaagttgttttgtgtttgtgctaGATGATAGAAATCTTAGTTAAATGGTTTGTTAAAATGATCTAAACGTAAATTGTAGTTTAGCACaattaactttgttttaattttccTGTTTTTGAACGTATCAGTTTCATAATGATCAAAAGAACACTCAGTTATGGTTATTTATATCAGTTATTTATATCCCTTTTAAAAGGTCTTATCCTTATAGGAAAATTGAGCATTACTGTCAATTAATACTGTTAATTGTGTATTGCTTGACATTTTtaattcacaataaaaataaatccgtAAATAATTAATTTGGAAATCAGTTTATGACTTCTGATAGCAAAATAGTTTTGTATTTGTGCTGTAAGATTTCAGTAAGATGTGGGTCACATAAGCAGTGTGAAggtaaattgtgtttttttttcaaagatcttCCTGTTTTCAGACGTGTCTCTGTCATTGTTTGCCCCTGCTTTGAGCAAACATCGCTGCCGAAGCTCCCAGCACCATACAATAGACCGTTTAAAAGCCCTGCTTTATTTGTCTATCCTTTGTGAATTAATGCATTCAGTCAGTGTCTGAATTCTTGTGGTTTATTCCTGGCGATGACTTTTTCCCGATTTATCTGGTTTCCCTGCTGCGCTTAAGTCACCGCTTCTCTCTTTAGCACTTAATTAGCGTCTGATTTGAAGGCAGTTTGTCTGGTTTTTACTCTTGTGATTTGATTTGAGTTAGATAACAAGAACCTGTTCCTCTAATAGGCCCTTGAGCACTATCGTGATGAGCGCTGCTAACAGAGGACGACTGTTCAGTGGTATTGCAATGGTGGTGATCAGGGGTTTGTGAAAAGGAAATAAGCATCCATCTGATTCATTCATGTCAAGATTAGATTTATTAAAGTTTCCTCAAAAGCTGCATGATGTAAGGTACTGAAGCACAAATGGTGGGATGATTTACTCGCTAGTTTAATATTTAGGGTTAAAAGCATTGACACTCATGTAGAGCAATAGTAAAAGTGTTGCTTGCCTTAGCAAATGCGAGTAATTAGATGCAAGACGATGCTGATGTAGGAAAACGAGGCTTAAGTTCACTAAAGAGGATGCATGAGTGATTGCAGCGACTCCGTGCTGTTCGCACTGTTGCGATCAAAACATGCAGCGTTGCAGAAGAGCTGATTTCCTGTTTCTGTGTCAAATAATTTCCAAACGATCATTTGCATTTACATCTAATTACAGTTTTGGACTAATCCTGAGGGCATGGTGACACTTTAATTACATTAGTAGTAGCTGTCCAACAGTCTCAATCTGTTACATGcaatgtagggctgcacgatttggggggaaaatctaTTTGTAATTTATCtgatcattttaaaatgtgatttaagtcTGTCTTAATTCATGTTAAACAATCAAGCTTTTATATTGGCAGAAAAACACcgggagctttttttttttaagctatttCGTTGATAGTCATTCTCATTCTCAAGTTTGAAAAGATGATTATTGCATGTTGCATTTGTAAATTGTAAGCAACACAGTtagtgtggagcagcatttactgtaaaCCAAGCCGCTCCGAGACACGGAAAACACCCAGTCGTGACCTGCTCtcgtgtaaatgaacacagtgccaCACTTCACA
Encoded proteins:
- the LOC132142818 gene encoding galectin-related protein encodes the protein MADLSAVRQELRNRNLSSSFGEPPCTSSQKEEQQKLAVPFCGGIRGGMRPGKKITIMGVMNADPDSFDISLTCGCGDVALDMCVQFEDREILRNACVSDSWGEEERSIPYFPFIAEQPFRVEIHCEHSRFRVLVDGHQLFDFYHRVTPLTAIDTIQISGGLTITKLN